A genomic stretch from Xenopus laevis strain J_2021 chromosome 6S, Xenopus_laevis_v10.1, whole genome shotgun sequence includes:
- the LOC121395124 gene encoding targeting protein for Xklp2-B-like gives MSRKLCKLKGSRNVLVKPKIAEQQELEKIQELQKNLKKNEHSMKAAITRAGQSLNNGDPPVTKPVDFLCKTNDQLEHGSNQPERNDCNMVKFVASLRRHQSLSVQIPKRGYTIPKPFNLSQGKKRKHEEALESSAEKVISFSKRTPAPYCLHGHQRELEEEEVPVIKATRTPHYRVLFKPKLLEKRQVDHRRRVTFEFGKANQRSAKKISPTGGAGLQSSWGKQ, from the exons ATGTCCAGGAAGCTGTGCAAACTAAAGGG GAGTAGGAATGTGCTGGTGAAGCCTAAAATTGCAGAACAGCAAGAGCTTGAGAAGATACAAGAACTTCAAAAGAATCTCAAGAAAAATGAGCATTCCATGAAAGCTGCCATAACTAGAGCAG GTCAGTCTTTGAATAATGGTGACCCTCCAGTCACAAAACCAGTGGATTTTCTCTGTAAAACCAATGATCAACTTGAGCATGGTTCCAATCAACCTGAGAGAAATGACTGTAACATGGTGAAATTTGTTGCATCACTAAGGAGACACCAATCGCTATCG GTTCAGATTCCTAAACGAGGATACACAATCCCAAAACCCTTCAACCTGTCACAGGGAAAAAAACGAAAGCATGAGGAGGCTTTGGAATCCAGTGCTGAAAAGGTTATATCTTTCTCCAAAAGAACTCCCGCACCTTATTGCCTGCATGGCCACCAGAGGGAGCTCGAGGAAGAGGAGGTGCCTGTTATCAAAGCCACTCGTACGCCACATTACAGGGTCCTATTTAAACCCAAACTTTTAGAAAAGAGACAAGTGgatcataggcggagggtgactttTGAGTTTGGGAAGGCTAACCAAagatcagcaaaaaaaatttcacctacCGGAGGTGCAGGCCTTCAGagcagttgggggaaacaatag